The following proteins come from a genomic window of Flavobacteriales bacterium:
- a CDS encoding amidophosphoribosyltransferase, with protein sequence MSDAIKHECGIAMVRLLKPLSYYKEKYGTSFYALNKMYLLMEKQHNRGQDGAGLANIKFDMPPGKRYISRHRSNSSTPIKDVFAYINQRFADEFEKHPEHIQDPEWLKQNLGFTGEIFLGHLRYGTFGGNSIEHCHPFLRQNNWMTRNLVLAGNFNMTNVDELFQQLVEIGQHPKEMADTITVLEKIGHFIDEENDRLYYEYKKQGISKLMATPLIAENMDIQRILVESAKKWDGGYAIAGMIGHGDAFVMRDPAGIRPAHWYMDDEVIVVASERPAIQTAFNVKWEDVKEIQPAHALIIKKDGSVSEKPFREPLERKSCSFERIYFSRGSDKDIYEERKELGRLVVAPVLREIDYDIKNTVFSYIPNTAETAFYGMVKGVEDYVNVLKTDMILQGKRSLDAKQVREILSMRARVEKLTIKDAKLRTFITDDVHRDDLVSHVYDITYGAVRRGEDNVVLIDDSIVRGTTLKQSILRIVDRLGPKKIVIVSSAPQIRYPDCYGIDMAKLGDFMVFKAAVELLKETKQENILDDVYEKAKAQMELPLEHTVNVVKEIYKPFTAEQLSDKSAQIISPPSIKAEVKLIFQSIEGLHSACPEHLGDWYFTGNYPTPGGNRVVNRAFINYMEGKNVRAY encoded by the coding sequence ATGAGTGACGCTATAAAGCACGAGTGCGGAATTGCAATGGTCCGCTTGCTGAAACCTCTCAGCTACTACAAGGAAAAATACGGTACGAGTTTCTATGCCCTGAACAAGATGTATCTCCTGATGGAGAAACAGCACAACCGCGGGCAGGATGGCGCGGGGTTGGCCAACATCAAGTTCGATATGCCACCCGGAAAGCGGTACATCAGCCGCCATCGTTCCAACTCATCCACACCCATTAAAGATGTGTTTGCGTACATCAATCAGCGCTTCGCGGATGAGTTTGAGAAGCATCCCGAACACATTCAGGACCCCGAATGGTTGAAGCAGAACTTGGGCTTTACTGGAGAGATCTTCCTCGGACATTTGCGTTACGGCACCTTCGGTGGAAACAGCATTGAGCATTGCCATCCGTTCCTACGCCAGAACAACTGGATGACACGGAACCTTGTGTTGGCAGGCAACTTCAACATGACCAACGTGGATGAGCTTTTCCAGCAGTTGGTGGAGATCGGTCAGCATCCGAAGGAGATGGCCGATACCATTACCGTGTTGGAGAAGATCGGGCACTTCATTGATGAGGAGAACGACCGACTTTACTACGAGTACAAGAAGCAGGGCATCAGCAAACTGATGGCCACACCGCTTATTGCGGAGAACATGGACATCCAGAGGATTCTGGTAGAATCTGCCAAGAAGTGGGATGGAGGATATGCCATTGCGGGCATGATCGGACATGGAGATGCATTCGTGATGCGCGACCCGGCAGGTATCCGCCCCGCGCACTGGTATATGGATGATGAGGTGATTGTGGTGGCGAGTGAGCGTCCTGCCATTCAGACGGCCTTCAATGTGAAGTGGGAAGATGTAAAGGAGATCCAACCCGCGCACGCACTCATCATCAAGAAGGATGGAAGCGTTTCCGAGAAACCATTTCGGGAGCCGCTGGAACGGAAGTCATGTTCGTTCGAGCGCATCTATTTCTCTCGCGGTAGCGATAAGGACATTTACGAAGAGCGCAAGGAACTGGGCCGCTTGGTGGTGGCGCCTGTGCTGCGCGAGATCGATTACGACATCAAGAACACCGTTTTCAGTTACATCCCCAATACGGCCGAAACCGCATTCTATGGTATGGTGAAAGGAGTGGAGGATTACGTGAACGTGCTGAAGACCGATATGATCCTGCAAGGGAAACGTTCGTTGGATGCAAAGCAGGTGCGTGAGATTCTGAGCATGCGCGCACGTGTGGAGAAACTCACCATCAAGGATGCCAAGCTGCGCACCTTTATTACGGACGATGTGCACCGAGACGACCTCGTTTCGCACGTGTACGACATCACCTATGGTGCGGTGCGAAGAGGAGAAGACAACGTGGTGCTGATCGATGATTCCATTGTGCGCGGAACCACGCTGAAGCAATCCATTCTGAGAATTGTGGACCGACTGGGACCGAAGAAGATCGTGATCGTTTCGAGCGCGCCTCAGATCCGCTACCCCGATTGCTACGGTATCGACATGGCCAAGTTGGGCGATTTCATGGTATTCAAGGCAGCGGTGGAACTCCTTAAGGAGACCAAGCAGGAGAACATTCTGGACGATGTGTACGAGAAGGCGAAAGCACAGATGGAGCTTCCGTTGGAACACACCGTCAACGTGGTGAAAGAGATCTACAAGCCGTTCACAGCCGAGCAGTTGTCTGACAAATCAGCCCAGATCATTTCGCCTCCGAGCATCAAGGCCGAGGTGAAACTCATCTTCCAATCCATTGAAGGGCTGCATTCTGCCTGCCCCGAGCATTTGGGAGATTGGTACTTCACCGGAAACTATCCCACACCAGGCGGTAACCGCGTGGTGAACCGTGCCTTCATCAACTACATGGAGGGCAAGAACGTGAGAGCGTATTGA
- a CDS encoding alkylphosphonate utilization protein, whose product MSEELKPCPECKSPYGYAMSDALYACPECGHEWNPEEQAAEDTLVVKDSNGNLLQDGDSVVVIKDLPVKGAKGPIKAGTKVKSIRLVDGDHNIDCKIDGFGAMALKSEFVKKA is encoded by the coding sequence ATGTCTGAAGAACTGAAGCCCTGCCCAGAATGCAAGTCGCCCTACGGTTATGCGATGAGCGATGCCCTCTACGCGTGTCCGGAATGCGGCCACGAGTGGAATCCGGAAGAACAAGCCGCTGAAGACACGCTTGTTGTGAAAGATTCTAATGGTAACCTTTTGCAGGACGGTGATTCGGTTGTGGTGATCAAAGACCTACCAGTAAAAGGAGCCAAAGGACCTATCAAGGCTGGCACCAAGGTGAAGAGCATTCGTCTGGTAGATGGCGACCACAATATCGATTGTAAGATCGATGGCTTCGGAGCCATGGCGCTGAAGTCGGAGTTTGTGAAGAAGGCTTAG
- a CDS encoding guanylate kinase: protein MSAGKLIIFSAPSGSGKTTIVHHLLSKPELKLAFSVSATSRAKRPNEVDGKDYYFLSADEFKTRIAADDFLEWEEVYENQFYGTLRSEIDRIHAEGKHVVFDVDVVGGLNIKKQFGDAALAVFVQPPSLEELERRLRSRSTESEESLAKRVGKAAEELEYAEQFDVILVNDDLEVAKRKAERLVMDFIGK from the coding sequence ATGAGCGCAGGCAAACTCATCATTTTCTCTGCTCCGAGCGGATCGGGCAAAACCACCATCGTACATCATCTTCTTTCCAAACCTGAACTGAAACTGGCCTTCTCCGTTTCGGCCACGAGCCGCGCCAAGCGCCCGAACGAAGTAGACGGAAAAGATTACTATTTCCTTTCGGCAGATGAGTTCAAAACTCGCATTGCTGCAGATGATTTTCTGGAGTGGGAAGAGGTTTACGAGAACCAGTTCTACGGAACGCTGCGTTCGGAGATCGATCGCATTCATGCAGAAGGAAAGCATGTGGTTTTTGATGTGGATGTGGTCGGAGGGCTGAACATTAAGAAGCAGTTCGGTGATGCTGCATTGGCCGTATTCGTTCAACCGCCATCATTGGAAGAACTGGAACGAAGACTTCGAAGCCGATCCACCGAAAGTGAGGAAAGCTTGGCAAAACGGGTTGGCAAAGCGGCCGAAGAATTGGAATATGCTGAACAGTTTGATGTGATCCTTGTGAATGATGATCTGGAAGTTGCAAAGCGAAAGGCGGAAAGGCTTGTGATGGATTTTATTGGTAAATAA
- a CDS encoding nicotinate-nucleotide adenylyltransferase — translation MKKVGLFFGSFNPIHIGHMIIASYVADNTELKEIWFVVSPHNPLKKKSSLLEDHHRLALVRRAIEDDMRFKASDIEFHLEQPSYTTVTLAHLKEKHPNVAFTLLMGGDNLASLTKWKNYETILENYPIIVYSRPNFDTTEMAQKGNISVLDAPQMNISSSLIRQLITEGKTVKYLMPTKAWEYLDEMNFYK, via the coding sequence ATGAAAAAAGTAGGTCTGTTCTTCGGTTCGTTCAACCCGATACACATCGGGCACATGATCATTGCCAGCTACGTGGCCGACAACACCGAGCTGAAAGAGATCTGGTTCGTGGTCTCCCCACATAATCCATTAAAGAAGAAGAGTTCGCTTCTGGAAGACCACCACCGTTTGGCCTTGGTGAGGCGTGCCATTGAAGATGATATGCGTTTCAAAGCATCCGACATCGAATTCCATCTGGAGCAACCGAGTTATACCACCGTTACGCTTGCGCATTTGAAGGAAAAACACCCGAATGTGGCGTTCACGCTGCTGATGGGTGGCGACAATCTTGCATCGCTCACCAAGTGGAAGAACTACGAGACCATTTTGGAGAATTATCCCATTATCGTCTATTCGCGACCGAATTTTGACACCACCGAAATGGCGCAGAAAGGAAATATCTCTGTTCTGGACGCACCGCAGATGAACATCTCATCAAGCCTCATCCGCCAGTTGATCACCGAAGGAAAGACCGTGAAGTATCTGATGCCAACAAAGGCGTGGGAATATTTAGACGAAATGAACTTCTACAAATAG
- the thiL gene encoding thiamine-phosphate kinase, giving the protein MFEDTDRTELSELGEFGLIEKIKESVELRQKSSIKGIGDDAAVLGTGKMKTLVTTDMLMEGIHFDLSYVPLKHLGYKAVAVNLSDIYAMNGKPTQITVSIGLSSRFSVEAIDELYTGILLACEKYNVDLVGGDTTSSQSGLAISITAIGEVDEEKVVYRSGAKETDLICITGDLGAAYLGLQLLEREKRIFQENPGVQPDLSGHDYVLERQLKPEPRADIIDILELEKVIPTAMLDISDGLSSDLLHICTQSEVGCRIYLDKIPVDHTSGLAAEELNLDPTTCALNGGEDYELLFTVDIKDHDKISSNPAIRIIGHITEKSDGYNLVSGEQMIELKAQGWKHLG; this is encoded by the coding sequence ATGTTTGAAGACACGGATAGAACCGAATTGAGCGAACTCGGAGAGTTCGGACTTATTGAGAAGATCAAGGAAAGTGTGGAGCTCCGTCAGAAGAGTTCCATCAAAGGAATTGGCGATGATGCGGCCGTTCTCGGAACGGGCAAAATGAAAACCCTCGTCACTACCGACATGCTGATGGAAGGAATTCACTTCGACCTCAGCTATGTACCGCTCAAACACTTGGGCTACAAAGCGGTGGCCGTCAACCTTTCCGACATCTATGCCATGAACGGAAAGCCCACACAGATCACGGTTTCCATCGGGCTATCAAGTCGGTTTTCGGTAGAGGCTATTGATGAACTTTACACGGGAATTCTACTCGCTTGCGAGAAATACAATGTGGATCTTGTAGGTGGCGATACTACCAGTTCGCAAAGCGGATTGGCCATCAGCATCACCGCTATTGGTGAGGTGGATGAGGAAAAAGTGGTGTATCGCAGCGGGGCCAAGGAAACCGACCTCATCTGTATTACAGGCGATCTGGGCGCGGCCTATCTCGGACTTCAATTGTTGGAGCGCGAGAAGCGAATCTTTCAAGAGAATCCAGGCGTGCAGCCCGACTTGAGCGGACACGATTACGTGCTCGAACGCCAACTGAAACCAGAACCGCGTGCCGACATCATCGACATTCTGGAACTTGAAAAGGTGATTCCAACTGCGATGCTCGACATCTCTGATGGTCTCAGCTCCGACCTTTTGCACATCTGCACCCAAAGCGAAGTGGGGTGCCGCATCTATCTGGATAAGATCCCAGTGGACCACACTTCAGGATTGGCAGCGGAAGAACTCAATCTCGACCCAACCACGTGTGCATTGAATGGTGGCGAAGACTACGAACTACTGTTCACGGTAGATATCAAGGACCACGACAAGATCAGTTCCAATCCCGCTATCCGAATCATTGGTCATATCACCGAGAAGAGCGATGGCTACAACCTTGTTTCAGGCGAACAGATGATCGAGCTGAAAGCTCAGGGCTGGAAGCATTTGGGATGA
- a CDS encoding tetratricopeptide repeat protein, with translation MRLRTIPLILLCCSAWLVAHGQTPLADSLKRELSTAQAAAVQMELLGKISDELLEAHADSALAYAEKQLELAQRSGNDVQNAKALASKAAAIARNGNDSLAIVIYRKALALRIPASEVRLKATLNKELGRAYYHLALYEKATEAFFEALSFLKGDSLKTERASVLNSIGNVFYFTNMPEALPYYRQSLEIHQSMNNLDGIASQLGNLGLVYIKMNDYDKGIDYSERSLAFYKQLGYERSIARSEVNLAQAYKNVSKTAQALAHAKEALRITQELNDPRGIATATITLGSIYFEQEDFGEAIRYYERGLEMVKQLGMRSYVWEAMYFLAKCYEKLGLNEKAMSLYAKVIELRDSIYKQEMQSMLTEKDARYQTLEKENQIELLTAQAEVADLQLRKRETYLTTAVIVTFLLGIISLILFFFYRTRTKANLVLERKNAEISEQKSIIEEKNEHITDSIRYAERLQAAILPKKEMFAKHFSEFHILYNPKDIVSGDFYWMESLPQTSQEGGTTIYLAVADCTGHGVPGAMVSMVGFQGLNKAVLEEKLTSPAAILQQLSDHVEDAFGKSGGSVKDGMDICLVAIDPKKRTVSYAGAHNALWILTSKDDLPSGNLREEEKGMRMFELKADRRSIGGFMDAGTFSESTVELNEGDRLFLFSDGFADQFGGPQGKKLGSKRMREIIRQMALSGNLLALNVIFEDWKGKEEQVDDVTVISVTV, from the coding sequence ATGAGGCTCAGAACGATTCCGCTCATCCTTCTCTGTTGTTCGGCATGGTTGGTCGCGCATGGGCAAACTCCGCTTGCCGACAGTCTTAAACGTGAGTTGAGTACGGCTCAGGCTGCCGCTGTGCAGATGGAGCTTTTGGGAAAGATATCTGATGAACTGTTGGAGGCTCATGCTGATTCTGCCCTTGCCTATGCCGAAAAACAGCTGGAACTGGCGCAACGGTCGGGCAATGACGTGCAAAACGCGAAGGCGCTGGCGAGCAAGGCGGCTGCCATTGCCCGAAATGGAAACGACTCGCTGGCCATTGTCATTTACAGAAAGGCATTGGCGCTCCGCATTCCTGCATCTGAAGTACGCCTGAAGGCCACGTTGAACAAGGAACTCGGAAGAGCATATTACCACTTGGCGCTTTACGAAAAAGCCACCGAGGCATTCTTCGAAGCCCTTTCTTTTCTCAAAGGCGATTCGTTGAAAACAGAGCGTGCGTCCGTGCTGAACAGCATTGGCAACGTCTTCTACTTCACAAACATGCCCGAGGCGCTTCCGTATTACCGTCAATCGTTAGAGATCCATCAAAGCATGAACAACCTGGATGGCATCGCCTCGCAATTGGGCAATCTGGGCCTGGTCTATATCAAAATGAATGACTATGACAAGGGAATTGATTACTCCGAAAGGTCGTTGGCCTTTTACAAGCAGCTTGGTTACGAGCGCAGTATCGCCCGTTCGGAAGTGAACCTGGCGCAGGCCTATAAAAACGTATCAAAGACCGCGCAGGCATTGGCCCATGCAAAAGAGGCGCTACGCATCACACAGGAACTGAACGATCCACGGGGCATTGCCACGGCCACTATCACGTTGGGAAGTATCTACTTTGAACAGGAAGACTTTGGTGAAGCCATCAGGTATTATGAGCGCGGACTGGAAATGGTAAAACAACTGGGAATGCGTTCTTACGTGTGGGAGGCCATGTACTTTCTGGCCAAATGCTACGAGAAACTGGGGTTGAACGAAAAGGCCATGAGCCTGTACGCGAAGGTCATTGAGCTGCGAGACAGCATTTACAAGCAAGAGATGCAGTCGATGCTGACCGAAAAGGATGCACGCTACCAAACGCTTGAAAAGGAGAACCAGATCGAGCTTCTGACCGCCCAGGCAGAAGTTGCGGACCTGCAACTGCGCAAACGTGAAACTTACCTGACCACCGCTGTCATTGTCACCTTTCTGCTTGGAATCATCTCATTGATCCTCTTCTTTTTCTACCGCACCAGAACCAAGGCCAACCTTGTCCTGGAAAGAAAAAATGCAGAGATCTCGGAGCAGAAGTCCATTATTGAAGAGAAGAACGAACACATTACGGACAGCATCCGCTATGCCGAACGCTTGCAGGCGGCCATCCTTCCCAAAAAAGAGATGTTTGCCAAGCACTTCTCCGAATTCCACATCCTTTATAACCCAAAGGATATTGTTTCGGGCGATTTCTACTGGATGGAAAGCCTCCCCCAAACCTCCCAAGAAGGGGGAACCACCATCTATTTGGCCGTGGCTGATTGTACCGGTCATGGTGTTCCTGGGGCGATGGTGAGCATGGTCGGGTTTCAGGGATTGAACAAGGCGGTGCTGGAGGAAAAGTTGACCTCGCCTGCGGCCATCCTTCAGCAGTTGAGCGACCACGTGGAGGACGCTTTCGGCAAAAGTGGGGGAAGCGTGAAGGACGGAATGGACATCTGCTTGGTGGCCATCGACCCTAAAAAACGGACCGTTTCGTACGCTGGTGCCCACAACGCGCTTTGGATACTTACATCGAAAGACGATCTGCCAAGTGGCAATCTTCGGGAAGAGGAAAAAGGGATGCGCATGTTTGAGTTGAAAGCCGACAGACGCTCCATCGGTGGTTTCATGGATGCTGGAACTTTCTCCGAATCAACTGTTGAACTGAACGAAGGCGACCGCCTGTTCCTGTTCTCTGATGGTTTTGCCGACCAGTTCGGAGGACCGCAGGGCAAGAAACTTGGCAGTAAGCGCATGCGTGAAATAATCCGCCAGATGGCCCTTTCGGGAAATCTCTTAGCCCTGAATGTCATCTTCGAAGATTGGAAGGGAAAAGAGGAACAGGTGGATGACGTAACCGTTATCTCAGTTACTGTTTAG
- the typA gene encoding translational GTPase TypA produces MTSLRNIAIIAHVDHGKTSLVDRMLEAAKVFKEHETMGELVMDSNDLERERGITILAKNVAVKWKDTKINIIDTPGHSDFGGEVERVLNMADGVLLLVDAFEGPMPQTRFVLQKAIELGLKPIVVVNKVDKPNCTPDEAQEAVFDLMFNLGATEEQLDFPTVFGSAKQGWMGPEPFEPTGNIDYLMEQVIEHIPEPKVAEGTSQMQITSLDHSPYIGRIAIGRLYRGTLKEGQQVAMIKRDGTVVKGKLKELYLFEGMGKIKVQEVKAGEICALVGLEGFEIGDTVADVENPEAMPPISIDEPTMSMLFTINDSPFFGKEGKFVTSRHVRERLEKELEKNLALRLHETGSADSFQVFGRGVLHLSVLIETMRREGYELQIGQPQVIIKEIDGVKCEPVEDLTIDLPEEVHGKAVEMVTNRKGEIVNMGPKGDRMLLEFVIPSRGIIGLRNQLLTATAGEAIMSHRFKEYQPYKGVIPGRQNGSLISMEPGEAIPYTLSNLQDRGKFFVDPGTPIYEGQVVGENTRAGDMIVNLTKTKKMSNMRSSGADDKIRIAPAIKFSLEEALEYIQSDEYVEVTPQSIRLRKTFLKEHERKKLGKV; encoded by the coding sequence ATGACATCACTACGGAATATTGCCATCATCGCACACGTTGACCACGGAAAGACCTCGTTGGTCGATCGTATGCTGGAGGCAGCGAAAGTTTTTAAGGAACACGAGACCATGGGCGAGCTCGTTATGGACAGCAACGACCTCGAACGGGAGCGCGGAATTACCATTCTCGCCAAAAACGTGGCGGTGAAATGGAAAGACACCAAGATCAACATCATCGACACTCCTGGACACAGCGATTTCGGTGGCGAAGTGGAGCGAGTATTGAACATGGCCGATGGCGTGCTGCTGTTGGTGGATGCCTTCGAAGGGCCGATGCCACAGACACGTTTCGTGTTGCAGAAAGCCATTGAACTTGGCTTGAAACCGATCGTGGTTGTCAATAAAGTAGATAAGCCGAACTGTACGCCAGATGAGGCGCAGGAAGCAGTTTTCGACCTCATGTTCAACTTGGGCGCCACGGAGGAACAGTTGGATTTCCCAACCGTTTTCGGTTCTGCCAAGCAGGGTTGGATGGGTCCAGAGCCATTCGAGCCAACTGGAAACATCGATTACTTGATGGAGCAGGTGATCGAGCACATCCCAGAGCCGAAAGTGGCCGAGGGAACTTCGCAAATGCAGATCACATCGTTGGATCACTCTCCGTACATCGGTCGAATCGCCATCGGGCGTCTGTATCGCGGTACGCTGAAAGAGGGGCAGCAAGTGGCCATGATCAAGCGCGATGGAACCGTAGTGAAAGGAAAACTGAAGGAACTTTACCTGTTCGAAGGAATGGGTAAGATCAAAGTACAGGAGGTGAAGGCCGGAGAGATCTGCGCGCTTGTTGGTCTTGAAGGATTTGAGATCGGAGACACGGTTGCCGATGTGGAAAATCCAGAGGCAATGCCACCGATCAGCATCGATGAGCCGACCATGAGCATGCTTTTCACCATCAACGATTCTCCGTTCTTCGGTAAGGAAGGCAAGTTCGTCACGTCACGTCACGTGCGCGAGCGGTTGGAAAAGGAGTTGGAGAAGAACCTTGCGCTTAGACTGCATGAAACAGGTTCAGCAGATAGTTTCCAAGTGTTCGGTCGTGGTGTGTTGCACCTTTCGGTTCTTATCGAAACCATGCGAAGAGAAGGCTACGAACTTCAGATCGGACAGCCGCAGGTTATCATCAAAGAGATCGATGGCGTGAAGTGCGAGCCGGTAGAAGATCTGACCATCGACCTTCCAGAAGAAGTGCATGGAAAAGCGGTGGAAATGGTAACGAACCGTAAAGGAGAGATCGTGAACATGGGTCCGAAAGGCGACCGCATGCTGCTCGAATTCGTTATTCCATCACGCGGCATCATCGGTCTTCGAAACCAGTTGCTGACAGCTACCGCTGGAGAGGCCATCATGAGCCACCGTTTCAAAGAATATCAACCATATAAAGGAGTTATTCCTGGTCGTCAGAACGGTTCATTGATCTCAATGGAACCGGGCGAGGCTATTCCTTATACATTGAGCAACCTTCAGGACAGAGGTAAGTTCTTTGTCGATCCGGGAACACCGATCTACGAAGGTCAGGTGGTTGGCGAGAACACCCGCGCTGGCGATATGATCGTAAACCTTACCAAGACCAAGAAGATGAGCAACATGCGCTCTTCTGGTGCGGATGATAAGATCAGAATCGCTCCGGCCATCAAATTCTCGTTGGAGGAAGCCTTGGAATACATTCAGTCGGACGAATACGTGGAGGTAACTCCACAGTCTATCCGTTTGAGAAAGACATTCCTAAAAGAGCACGAGCGCAAGAAACTGGGTAAGGTTTAA
- the ald gene encoding alanine dehydrogenase gives MVIGVPKEIKNNESRVALTPSGAHEFIKRGHKVIIETFAGHGSGFPDEDYREVGAEIFATADEVWASAEMIMKVKEPIAEEYARCRKDQLIFTYFHFASSEPLTHAMIASEVVCLAYETVETATGSLPLLVPMSEVAGRMAIQEGARYLQKPVKGRGVLLGGVPGVAPGKVLILGGGIVGVQAAKMAAGLGAHVTILDVSLPRLRYINDIMPHHVVTEFSSEYNIRKHIQTHDLIVGAVLIPGAKAPRLITKDMLKLMRPGTVIVDVAVDQGGCVETCTPTTHQDPAFIIDDVVHYCVANMPGAVPATSTIALTNSTLPYALQLADKGWKKACAENEELKKGLNVVNGEVVYKGVSEAFNLPYTEVEALLEEEVLV, from the coding sequence ATGGTAATAGGGGTTCCAAAAGAAATTAAGAATAATGAGAGCCGTGTGGCACTTACGCCATCTGGCGCACATGAATTCATTAAGAGAGGCCACAAGGTCATCATTGAAACCTTCGCAGGTCACGGAAGCGGTTTCCCAGATGAGGATTACCGTGAGGTTGGTGCTGAGATCTTTGCTACGGCTGATGAGGTTTGGGCCTCAGCCGAAATGATCATGAAAGTAAAAGAGCCGATCGCAGAGGAGTACGCTCGTTGTAGAAAGGACCAACTCATCTTCACGTATTTCCATTTTGCATCCAGCGAACCGTTGACGCACGCTATGATCGCAAGTGAGGTGGTGTGTTTGGCATATGAGACCGTGGAAACTGCAACTGGCTCATTGCCATTGTTGGTGCCGATGTCGGAAGTGGCAGGAAGAATGGCCATTCAGGAAGGCGCGCGCTATTTGCAGAAGCCAGTGAAAGGTCGTGGGGTGTTGCTCGGAGGTGTTCCGGGAGTGGCACCAGGCAAAGTGTTGATCCTTGGTGGAGGTATCGTTGGGGTGCAGGCAGCCAAGATGGCGGCCGGATTGGGAGCGCACGTGACCATTCTGGATGTGAGCCTTCCGCGCTTGCGCTACATCAACGACATCATGCCACACCATGTGGTAACGGAGTTCAGCAGCGAGTACAACATCCGTAAGCATATACAAACACATGACCTGATTGTTGGGGCGGTGCTTATTCCAGGAGCGAAGGCACCAAGGCTGATAACGAAAGACATGTTGAAATTGATGAGACCCGGGACTGTGATCGTGGATGTAGCGGTGGATCAGGGAGGTTGTGTGGAGACCTGCACACCGACCACGCACCAAGACCCTGCCTTCATTATTGATGATGTGGTGCACTACTGCGTGGCCAACATGCCAGGCGCGGTTCCTGCAACATCTACCATTGCGTTGACAAATTCCACGCTTCCATACGCGCTTCAATTGGCAGATAAAGGCTGGAAGAAAGCCTGTGCCGAGAATGAGGAACTGAAAAAAGGCCTCAACGTGGTGAATGGGGAAGTGGTGTACAAAGGCGTTTCCGAAGCATTCAATCTTCCTTACACCGAGGTGGAAGCCCTGCTGGAAGAGGAGGTACTGGTCTAA